From a region of the Athene noctua chromosome 14, bAthNoc1.hap1.1, whole genome shotgun sequence genome:
- the CAPRIN1 gene encoding caprin-1 isoform X2, whose amino-acid sequence MPSATNSTMASSSGKAGPGGEAAPAAAAATPQASGGSITSVQTEAMKQILGVIDKKLRNLEKKKSKLDDYQERMNKGERLNQDQLDAVSKYQEVTNNLEFAKELQRSFMALSQDIQKTIKKTARREQLMREEAEQKRLKTVLELQFILDKLGDDEVRNDLKQGSNGVPVLTEEELTMLDEFYKLVYPERDMSMRLNEQYEQASVHLWDLLEGKEKPVCGTTYKALKEIVERILQTSYFDSTHNHQNGLCEEEEAAPAPAVEDTVAEAEPDPAEEFTEPTEVESTEVVNSLQQQTQATSPPVPEPHTLTTVAQADPLVRRQRVQDLMAQMQGPYNFMQDSMLEFENQTLDPAIVSAQPMNPAQNLDMPQMVCPPVHAESRLAQPSQVPVQPEATQVPLVSSTSEGYTASQPMYQPSHTTEQRPQKESIDQIQASMSLNADQTPSSSSLPTASQPQVFQAGSSKPLHSSGINVNAAPFQSMQTVFNMNAPVPPVNEPETLKQQNQYQASYNQSFSNQPHQVEQSDLQQEQLQTVVGTYHGSPDQTHQVAGNHQQPPQQNTGFPRNSQPYYNSRGVSRGGSRGARGLMNGYRGPANGFRGGYDGYRPSFSNTPNSGYTQPQFNAPRDYSNYQRDGYQQNFKRGSGQSGPRGAPRGRGGPPRPNRGMPQMNAQQVN is encoded by the exons ATGCCCTCGGCTACCAACAGCACTATGGCGAGCAGCAGCGGGAAAGCGGGCCCGGGCGGTGAGGCTgccccggcggcagcggccgccACCCCGCAGGCATCGGGTGGCAGCATCACTTCGGTGCAGACCGAGGCCATGAAGCAGATCCTGGGAGTGATCGACAAAAAGCTGCGcaacctggagaagaaaaag agcaAACTTGATGATTACCAGGAACGAATGAACAAGGGAGAACGTCTGAATCAAGATCaactg gatGCAGTGTCAAAATACCAGGAAGTGACAAATAATCTGGAATTTGCTAAAGAACTGCAGAGGAGCTTTATGGCTTTGAGCCAAGAC atccagaaaacaataaaaaagacaGCTCGCAGGGAGCAACTGATGCGAGAAGAAGCTGAACAGAAGCGTTTAAAAACTGTACTAGAGCTCCAGTTTATTTTGGACAAGTTGGGTGATGATGAAGTGCGCAACGACTTGAAACAAGGATCAAATGGAGTACCTGTGCTGACAGAGGAGGAACTGACAATGCTGGATGAGTTCTACAAGCTAGTTTACCCTGAACGAGACATGAGCATGAG gtTGAATGAGCAGTATGAGCAAGCGTCTGTTCACCTGTGGGACTtactggaagggaaggaaaaaccaGTTTGTGGAACAACCT ATAAAGCGCTGAAGGAGATTGTCGAACGTATTCTTCAAACTAGTTACTTTGACAGCACCCACAACCATCAGAACGGATTAtgtgaggaagaagaggcagcacCTGCACCTGCAGTAGAAGACACTGTAGCAGAAGCTG AACCCGATCCAGCGGAAGAGTTTACTGAACCAACTGAAGTTGAATCAACTGAG GTTGTAAATTCGCTGCAGCAACAGACACAAGCTACATCTCCTCCTGTTCCTGAACCCCACACGCTCACTACTGTGGCTCAAGCAGATCCTCTTGTTAGAAGACAGCGAGTACAGGACCTTATGGCGCAGATGCAGGGCCCATATAACTTCATGCAG gactCTATGCTGGAGTTTGAGAACCAAACACTTGATCCTGCCATTGTATCTGCACAGCCCATGAATCCAGCACAGAATTTGGACATGCCACAAATGGTTTGCCCTCCAG TTCATGCTGAGTCAAGACTTGCCCAGCCTAGTCAAGTTCCTGTGCAACCAGAAGCTACGCAG GTTCCCTTGGTTTCTTCTACAAGTGAGGGATATACAGCCTCCCAACCCATGTATCAGCCTTCTCACACAACAGAGCAACGGCCACAGAAAGAATCTATTGACCAGATTCAG GCTTCAATGTCCCTGAATGCAGACCAGaccccatcatcatcatcacttcCCACTGCATCCCAGCCACAGGTGTTCCAGGCTGGATCTAGCAAGCCTTTGCATAGCAGCGGAATCAATGTTAATGCAGCTCCATTCCAATCCATGCAAACA GTATTCAACATGAATGCGCCTGTTCCTCCTGTTAATGAGCCAGAAACCCTTAAGCAGCAAAATCAATACCAGGCCAGTTACAACCAGAGTTTCTCCAATCAGCCTCACCAAGTAGAACAATCAGATCTTCAGCAAGAACAACTCCAGACAG TGGTTGGTACTTACCATGGTTCCCCAGACCAGACTCATCAAGTGGCGGGTAACCACCAGCAACCTCCCCAACAGAATACTGGATTTCCACGTAACAGTCAGCCTTATTATAACAGTCGAGGAGTGTCTCGTGGTGGGTCACGTGGGGCCCGTGGCTTAATGAACGGTTACAGGGGACCGGCAAATGGATTTAGAG GAGGATATGATGGCTACCGTCCTTCCTTTTCCAACACTCCAAACAGTGGTTACACGCAGCCCCAATTTAATGCTCCTCGGGATTATTCAAACTACCAGCGG GATGGATATCAACAGAACTTCAAACGTGGCTCTGGACAAAGTGGACCTCGGGGAGCTCCTAGAG GTCGTGGAGGGCCTCCAAGACCAAACAGAGGGATGCCTCAAATGAATGCTCAGCAAGTGAATTAA
- the CAPRIN1 gene encoding caprin-1 isoform X1: MPSATNSTMASSSGKAGPGGEAAPAAAAATPQASGGSITSVQTEAMKQILGVIDKKLRNLEKKKSKLDDYQERMNKGERLNQDQLDAVSKYQEVTNNLEFAKELQRSFMALSQDIQKTIKKTARREQLMREEAEQKRLKTVLELQFILDKLGDDEVRNDLKQGSNGVPVLTEEELTMLDEFYKLVYPERDMSMRLNEQYEQASVHLWDLLEGKEKPVCGTTYKALKEIVERILQTSYFDSTHNHQNGLCEEEEAAPAPAVEDTVAEAEPDPAEEFTEPTEVESTEYVNRQFMAETQFSSSEKEQVDEWTVETVEVVNSLQQQTQATSPPVPEPHTLTTVAQADPLVRRQRVQDLMAQMQGPYNFMQDSMLEFENQTLDPAIVSAQPMNPAQNLDMPQMVCPPVHAESRLAQPSQVPVQPEATQVPLVSSTSEGYTASQPMYQPSHTTEQRPQKESIDQIQASMSLNADQTPSSSSLPTASQPQVFQAGSSKPLHSSGINVNAAPFQSMQTVFNMNAPVPPVNEPETLKQQNQYQASYNQSFSNQPHQVEQSDLQQEQLQTVVGTYHGSPDQTHQVAGNHQQPPQQNTGFPRNSQPYYNSRGVSRGGSRGARGLMNGYRGPANGFRGGYDGYRPSFSNTPNSGYTQPQFNAPRDYSNYQRDGYQQNFKRGSGQSGPRGAPRGRGGPPRPNRGMPQMNAQQVN, translated from the exons ATGCCCTCGGCTACCAACAGCACTATGGCGAGCAGCAGCGGGAAAGCGGGCCCGGGCGGTGAGGCTgccccggcggcagcggccgccACCCCGCAGGCATCGGGTGGCAGCATCACTTCGGTGCAGACCGAGGCCATGAAGCAGATCCTGGGAGTGATCGACAAAAAGCTGCGcaacctggagaagaaaaag agcaAACTTGATGATTACCAGGAACGAATGAACAAGGGAGAACGTCTGAATCAAGATCaactg gatGCAGTGTCAAAATACCAGGAAGTGACAAATAATCTGGAATTTGCTAAAGAACTGCAGAGGAGCTTTATGGCTTTGAGCCAAGAC atccagaaaacaataaaaaagacaGCTCGCAGGGAGCAACTGATGCGAGAAGAAGCTGAACAGAAGCGTTTAAAAACTGTACTAGAGCTCCAGTTTATTTTGGACAAGTTGGGTGATGATGAAGTGCGCAACGACTTGAAACAAGGATCAAATGGAGTACCTGTGCTGACAGAGGAGGAACTGACAATGCTGGATGAGTTCTACAAGCTAGTTTACCCTGAACGAGACATGAGCATGAG gtTGAATGAGCAGTATGAGCAAGCGTCTGTTCACCTGTGGGACTtactggaagggaaggaaaaaccaGTTTGTGGAACAACCT ATAAAGCGCTGAAGGAGATTGTCGAACGTATTCTTCAAACTAGTTACTTTGACAGCACCCACAACCATCAGAACGGATTAtgtgaggaagaagaggcagcacCTGCACCTGCAGTAGAAGACACTGTAGCAGAAGCTG AACCCGATCCAGCGGAAGAGTTTACTGAACCAACTGAAGTTGAATCAACTGAG tatgtAAACAGACAATTCATGGCAGAGACTCAGTTCAGCAGTAGTGAGAAGGAACAGGTAGATGAGTGGACAGTTGAAACGGTTGAG GTTGTAAATTCGCTGCAGCAACAGACACAAGCTACATCTCCTCCTGTTCCTGAACCCCACACGCTCACTACTGTGGCTCAAGCAGATCCTCTTGTTAGAAGACAGCGAGTACAGGACCTTATGGCGCAGATGCAGGGCCCATATAACTTCATGCAG gactCTATGCTGGAGTTTGAGAACCAAACACTTGATCCTGCCATTGTATCTGCACAGCCCATGAATCCAGCACAGAATTTGGACATGCCACAAATGGTTTGCCCTCCAG TTCATGCTGAGTCAAGACTTGCCCAGCCTAGTCAAGTTCCTGTGCAACCAGAAGCTACGCAG GTTCCCTTGGTTTCTTCTACAAGTGAGGGATATACAGCCTCCCAACCCATGTATCAGCCTTCTCACACAACAGAGCAACGGCCACAGAAAGAATCTATTGACCAGATTCAG GCTTCAATGTCCCTGAATGCAGACCAGaccccatcatcatcatcacttcCCACTGCATCCCAGCCACAGGTGTTCCAGGCTGGATCTAGCAAGCCTTTGCATAGCAGCGGAATCAATGTTAATGCAGCTCCATTCCAATCCATGCAAACA GTATTCAACATGAATGCGCCTGTTCCTCCTGTTAATGAGCCAGAAACCCTTAAGCAGCAAAATCAATACCAGGCCAGTTACAACCAGAGTTTCTCCAATCAGCCTCACCAAGTAGAACAATCAGATCTTCAGCAAGAACAACTCCAGACAG TGGTTGGTACTTACCATGGTTCCCCAGACCAGACTCATCAAGTGGCGGGTAACCACCAGCAACCTCCCCAACAGAATACTGGATTTCCACGTAACAGTCAGCCTTATTATAACAGTCGAGGAGTGTCTCGTGGTGGGTCACGTGGGGCCCGTGGCTTAATGAACGGTTACAGGGGACCGGCAAATGGATTTAGAG GAGGATATGATGGCTACCGTCCTTCCTTTTCCAACACTCCAAACAGTGGTTACACGCAGCCCCAATTTAATGCTCCTCGGGATTATTCAAACTACCAGCGG GATGGATATCAACAGAACTTCAAACGTGGCTCTGGACAAAGTGGACCTCGGGGAGCTCCTAGAG GTCGTGGAGGGCCTCCAAGACCAAACAGAGGGATGCCTCAAATGAATGCTCAGCAAGTGAATTAA